A genomic window from Syntrophorhabdaceae bacterium includes:
- a CDS encoding tetratricopeptide repeat protein → MIPLIRIFPIICILLIPWIALSAPIAPPAGGDPVAADLLAKEAAGLLSEEKYEGALEKAAKALEIRTALFPRDSAEVAETLFLIARIQYGAGNYTTAESYAKRAWGIREKALGKEDPLVAKTLTLLGRIALSNGRYGDSERYCKNALEIGAKRDGVDQLSSIQPLSCLGLIASIQGKYGQAEEQLKRALEIGEKYLDMDDQEIAQGMGLLASLYGKTGNYAEAERLFKRAMAIREKAVGKDHYSLAGNLYTMAELYESMGRYGDAEAFHLRALALREKRLGKDHPRLVRSLNSIAELYKTMGKPDEAERYCDRVDRILKSRNDSEHPAAAKSMQTRAEIAFSRGEYDKAESFAKKALTLREKKLGAAHPDTAESMMLLGRIAQTKGRYEEARKLYTRALDIREKSLGTEHPDVSQTLVSLGLVAFSQGKYKEAESFYKRALDIRQKRLSPDHQDIAANIGMLARVYLAAGRYAEAEQLLKRSLKMREEASATGTPRYARTLSAMAEFHEAAGNYPEAENLYKKALAIRQTTLGTDHPQTAQSLRSLAVLYKTMAKYQEGQRAAREALNITLKTYDKDHPQTAADLHTLADIDFSMGRYDKAQQLCTQALGIREGRLGKEHPDTAESMQLLGNIYRSTGRNRDAESLFKEVLQFRKSAFGEDHPLVAQSITSLGFLYMATGRYGEAEGVLKKGLEIRQKSLAPEHQDVASSLSALARLYITLGRYGEAEQLLARSMKVREKILGADHPRYGASISSLAELYDAMGRYGEAEALYLKALDIQQRARGRDHPSTARLMTVLGGLYLRMGRYEEGEKLTKEALKINQARFGQDHVETARSMEALGEIYIAKGLYAEAEPLCKRALGIREQVLSKDHPAVAESRLDLASLYRETGRSREAEEEYKKAIEIQEKAL, encoded by the coding sequence GTGATCCCCTTGATAAGAATATTCCCCATCATTTGTATCCTCCTTATCCCCTGGATAGCCCTGTCAGCCCCCATTGCCCCACCGGCCGGAGGCGACCCTGTTGCCGCTGATCTCCTGGCCAAAGAGGCAGCCGGGCTACTGTCGGAGGAAAAATATGAAGGGGCACTCGAGAAAGCCGCAAAAGCCCTCGAAATAAGAACCGCCCTATTTCCGCGGGACAGCGCCGAGGTCGCGGAGACCCTCTTTCTGATCGCCCGAATCCAGTACGGGGCCGGTAACTATACCACTGCCGAATCCTATGCCAAAAGGGCATGGGGCATCCGAGAAAAAGCCCTGGGCAAGGAAGACCCCCTGGTTGCCAAGACTCTCACCCTTCTCGGGAGGATCGCCCTGTCCAACGGCCGGTACGGGGATTCCGAACGATACTGCAAGAATGCTCTCGAAATAGGCGCGAAAAGAGACGGAGTCGATCAGTTGTCCTCCATCCAGCCCCTGTCCTGTCTGGGCCTCATCGCATCTATCCAGGGAAAATACGGTCAGGCGGAAGAACAGCTCAAGAGGGCCCTCGAGATAGGGGAGAAATATCTCGATATGGATGACCAGGAGATCGCCCAAGGCATGGGGCTCCTCGCATCCCTTTACGGCAAGACCGGAAATTATGCCGAAGCTGAACGCCTCTTCAAAAGGGCTATGGCCATACGCGAGAAGGCCGTGGGTAAGGACCATTACTCCCTCGCGGGCAACCTCTATACGATGGCGGAGCTCTACGAGTCCATGGGGAGGTATGGGGATGCAGAGGCTTTCCACCTCAGGGCCCTTGCGTTACGAGAGAAGAGGCTGGGAAAAGACCACCCCCGCCTGGTCCGGTCCCTTAATTCCATTGCCGAGCTCTATAAAACAATGGGAAAGCCCGATGAGGCGGAAAGGTACTGCGATCGGGTCGATCGGATACTCAAAAGCAGAAACGACTCAGAACATCCGGCAGCGGCAAAGAGTATGCAAACGAGGGCCGAGATAGCTTTTAGCCGGGGAGAATACGACAAGGCGGAATCTTTCGCCAAAAAGGCCCTGACTCTGAGGGAAAAAAAGCTGGGCGCCGCTCATCCCGACACGGCGGAGAGCATGATGCTCCTCGGCCGCATTGCGCAGACAAAGGGCAGGTATGAGGAGGCGAGAAAACTCTATACCCGGGCGCTCGACATACGGGAGAAATCCCTGGGAACGGAACACCCTGATGTGTCTCAGACCCTCGTCTCTCTTGGACTGGTCGCCTTCTCGCAGGGCAAATATAAAGAAGCTGAATCCTTCTATAAGCGGGCCCTAGATATCCGGCAGAAACGGCTTTCCCCCGACCATCAGGATATTGCGGCCAATATAGGCATGCTGGCCCGGGTATATCTTGCGGCAGGAAGGTATGCCGAAGCGGAGCAACTCCTCAAGCGGTCTCTCAAAATGAGGGAGGAGGCATCGGCCACGGGTACGCCTCGTTACGCGAGAACCTTAAGCGCCATGGCAGAGTTCCATGAAGCCGCCGGCAACTATCCTGAAGCTGAAAACCTCTACAAAAAAGCCCTCGCCATAAGGCAAACCACGCTGGGAACGGATCATCCCCAGACTGCTCAATCCCTGCGTTCCCTCGCAGTGCTTTACAAAACTATGGCAAAATACCAGGAAGGGCAGCGAGCGGCCCGGGAAGCCCTCAATATCACCCTTAAAACATATGATAAAGACCATCCCCAGACCGCAGCCGACCTCCACACCCTGGCCGACATCGATTTCTCCATGGGCCGATACGATAAGGCACAGCAATTATGTACTCAGGCCCTCGGAATCCGGGAAGGAAGGCTCGGAAAGGAACATCCGGACACGGCAGAAAGCATGCAGCTCCTTGGGAACATCTATCGCTCCACGGGCAGGAACAGGGACGCGGAATCCCTCTTCAAGGAAGTCCTCCAATTCCGGAAGTCTGCGTTCGGTGAAGACCATCCTCTCGTCGCCCAGAGCATCACGTCCCTCGGCTTTCTCTATATGGCTACCGGCAGGTATGGCGAGGCAGAGGGGGTCCTTAAAAAGGGCCTCGAGATCCGTCAGAAATCACTGGCGCCGGAGCATCAGGACGTCGCTTCGAGCCTGAGCGCCCTTGCCCGCCTCTACATTACCCTCGGCAGATACGGCGAGGCCGAGCAGCTTCTCGCCCGGTCGATGAAAGTGCGAGAGAAGATTCTCGGGGCCGATCATCCCCGGTATGGCGCAAGTATTTCTTCCCTGGCGGAGCTTTATGACGCAATGGGCAGATATGGCGAGGCCGAAGCCCTCTACCTCAAGGCTCTCGACATACAGCAGAGAGCGCGGGGCCGTGACCACCCCTCAACAGCCAGGCTCATGACGGTCCTTGGAGGCCTCTACCTCCGCATGGGGAGGTACGAAGAGGGCGAGAAACTGACGAAGGAGGCGCTCAAGATCAATCAGGCCAGGTTCGGGCAGGATCACGTCGAGACCGCAAGGAGCATGGAGGCCCTCGGAGAGATCTACATTGCCAAAGGCCTTTACGCGGAAGCGGAGCCCCTCTGTAAAAGGGCCCTCGGAATTCGCGAGCAGGTTCTCTCAAAGGATCACCCGGCGGTTGCGGAGAGTCGGCTCGACCTTGCCTCTTTATATCGGGAAACCGGCAGGAGCCGCGAAGCTGAGGAGGAATATAAGAAAGCCATAGAGATTCAGGAAAAAGCGCTCG
- a CDS encoding EamA family transporter — MEEKLSRKGLFHLCMVYSVWSTTYLAMRLGVGFEGGFPPFYFGLIRMPVAAFILFSIARIQGLQLKPARGELVSLFLVGNLLWVGGHGLILWAAQYADSGFMCLMVSSAPIWAAVVELFLYKKRPSLPLVASLLVGFGGIAVLSSSFPVTRTATDLSVIVVLILAPLCWALGSVVQSRRPVNLAPHVMSAYHHCAAIGGFMVLIPLFGEPAPHPSAGAWMAWAYLVVFGSIIAFTSYIYILKLLPVNIVMTYAYVNPVLALFLGRLVLNEPITGRTLIGAGLVLVSVFAIFRVKRLPTGESATT, encoded by the coding sequence GTGGAAGAGAAGCTCTCGAGGAAGGGATTATTTCACTTATGCATGGTCTACAGCGTGTGGAGCACCACCTATCTTGCCATGCGCCTCGGGGTCGGGTTCGAAGGCGGCTTTCCTCCTTTTTATTTCGGCTTGATCCGCATGCCCGTCGCCGCCTTTATCCTTTTTTCAATTGCCCGGATTCAGGGGCTTCAGCTCAAACCTGCACGAGGGGAGCTGGTCTCTCTCTTTCTGGTGGGAAACCTCCTCTGGGTAGGAGGCCATGGACTCATACTCTGGGCTGCCCAGTACGCCGATTCAGGGTTCATGTGCCTCATGGTATCGTCCGCCCCTATCTGGGCTGCGGTCGTCGAGCTTTTCCTTTATAAGAAGCGCCCTTCCCTGCCCCTCGTGGCCTCACTTTTGGTGGGATTCGGGGGAATTGCGGTCCTCAGCTCCTCTTTTCCCGTCACAAGAACTGCCACCGATTTGTCGGTGATCGTGGTCCTCATCCTGGCCCCCTTATGCTGGGCCCTCGGGTCAGTCGTGCAGTCGAGGAGGCCAGTAAACCTCGCTCCCCATGTCATGTCAGCCTATCATCATTGTGCGGCAATAGGGGGTTTTATGGTCCTGATTCCCCTCTTCGGAGAACCGGCGCCCCATCCCTCTGCCGGCGCATGGATGGCCTGGGCTTATCTCGTGGTCTTCGGCTCCATCATTGCCTTTACGTCGTACATATATATTTTGAAGCTCCTGCCCGTCAACATCGTCATGACCTATGCTTATGTAAACCCTGTTCTGGCCTTGTTTCTCGGCCGACTCGTCTTAAACGAGCCGATCACAGGTCGCACTTTGATAGGGGCCGGGCTCGTGCTGGTAAGCGTATTCGCCATATTCAGGGTAAAGCGACTCCCGACCGGTGAATCCGCCACGACCTGA
- a CDS encoding TolC family protein → MKIALATVAFLLLMSLQPAFAGYVLSVEDAESLLAQNSIELKAEKEDLKKSDADVVGARLLPNPEVKYFLATDGSGPNNKESTYSVIQPMDLAGKRGKRIETTEKRRDAGRLFFDYKVLALRSQMKQAYYRILLLQANERAVAGIVETSHEVERKTTSRVDSGDASEVELMRIGSERKKLARLLDNLTIEIGVERKRLALMLNLSDPDFVLVDEFRYQPLPGNVKDIAEGALESRVDVRAQAKVVDAAGSSLSLAKREAIPSVGIEAGYRRWVGGSDGFVLGLAIPLPLFDRGQGKIASAYAEREKQRLNYELLKKYAGNEIGVLLSRITHYQGRIADMAGQLHTAKEMTKISRTAYEEGETNLLELLDSVRSEKDLVMEYNSAVYEYWASVFELERATGSRLTNGGGKP, encoded by the coding sequence ATGAAAATCGCTCTGGCGACCGTCGCATTTCTCTTGCTTATGTCCCTGCAGCCGGCCTTTGCAGGGTATGTGCTAAGCGTGGAAGATGCAGAAAGCCTTTTAGCTCAAAACAGCATCGAACTGAAGGCAGAGAAAGAAGATCTCAAGAAATCCGATGCGGATGTGGTGGGAGCGAGGCTCCTGCCGAATCCCGAGGTCAAATATTTCCTGGCGACCGACGGAAGCGGGCCAAACAATAAGGAGAGCACCTATTCCGTGATACAGCCGATGGACCTTGCGGGGAAAAGAGGCAAAAGAATCGAGACGACCGAGAAGAGAAGGGATGCGGGCAGGCTCTTTTTCGATTATAAGGTTCTGGCTCTGCGTTCCCAGATGAAACAGGCCTATTACCGTATACTGCTGTTGCAGGCAAATGAGAGGGCCGTCGCGGGCATTGTCGAGACTTCCCATGAGGTGGAGCGCAAAACAACCTCCAGGGTAGACTCCGGCGATGCATCGGAAGTCGAGCTGATGAGGATCGGATCGGAAAGGAAAAAACTTGCCCGATTACTTGACAATCTGACCATAGAGATCGGCGTGGAGCGCAAAAGGCTGGCCCTCATGCTCAATCTTTCAGACCCCGACTTTGTCCTTGTGGACGAGTTTCGGTATCAGCCGTTACCCGGGAATGTAAAGGATATTGCCGAGGGTGCCCTTGAATCAAGGGTAGATGTCAGGGCACAGGCAAAGGTCGTGGACGCGGCGGGCTCCAGCTTGTCTTTGGCAAAAAGAGAGGCAATACCTTCTGTCGGCATTGAGGCAGGGTACAGAAGATGGGTCGGAGGCTCCGACGGCTTCGTGCTTGGCCTGGCGATCCCTCTTCCCCTTTTTGACAGGGGCCAGGGAAAAATTGCGTCAGCATACGCCGAAAGGGAAAAACAGAGGCTCAACTATGAGCTCCTGAAGAAGTATGCGGGCAACGAAATCGGCGTGCTCCTTAGCAGGATCACACACTATCAAGGCCGCATCGCCGATATGGCGGGGCAGCTTCACACGGCGAAAGAGATGACAAAAATATCCCGCACCGCCTATGAGGAGGGGGAAACAAATCTCCTCGAGCTTCTCGATTCGGTTCGCTCCGAAAAGGACCTCGTAATGGAATATAATAGCGCCGTGTACGAATACTGGGCCTCGGTGTTCGAATTAGAGAGAGCCACAGGTTCAAGACTGACGAATGGCGGAGGAAAACCATGA
- a CDS encoding efflux RND transporter periplasmic adaptor subunit produces MKYFVLPLLLIMLLSGCGKKDGDADHQEEAVKRTAWTKKSELFVEYTGARVGKKCQFLLHITDLAAFKPVTEGAIVLTFVQPSGEPFAIKIEGPAKPGIFRAEAVFKMAGRHAMKVALGGKTFSDEVVLEGIEVKGAKNGDEHKPPPEKEGYLIAFSKEQQWRIDFKTEYPSRQTLSSSFVSAGEFIPLSRNEVTVSAPLTGILSVSKRLPFLGQKIGRDEVIAQIEPAVSQQGGIGQLSAAYSESRNRVVLARKEWERAKRLYEAKAVPKRRLEEAELALDSATAALRPLELAVESMKKGASGNRIVVRSPLNGTVAELLVSNGKAVEAGQPLLRIIDTSTLWLRANIPATEIGKVKSFSQATFSVAGIGSGFNPTRLVAISDVVDAKSRTVPVIFEVSNPRALFKAGMFADVSVRTGQVENGVTLPEAALFEDEGRFFVFVQRDGESFERREVSVGIRGNGYAHITKGIEQGERIVTKGGYYVKLASLSSKPQGHGHEH; encoded by the coding sequence ATGAAATACTTCGTACTCCCCTTACTCCTCATAATGCTGCTGTCCGGATGCGGGAAAAAGGATGGCGATGCAGATCACCAGGAAGAAGCAGTCAAAAGGACGGCATGGACGAAGAAATCGGAGCTTTTTGTGGAGTACACCGGAGCCAGGGTGGGAAAGAAATGTCAGTTTCTTCTCCATATTACCGATCTTGCGGCGTTTAAACCCGTAACCGAAGGCGCAATCGTCCTGACATTCGTGCAGCCCTCGGGTGAACCCTTTGCCATAAAGATAGAGGGCCCGGCGAAACCGGGCATATTCAGGGCAGAAGCAGTGTTCAAAATGGCGGGAAGGCACGCAATGAAAGTGGCCCTTGGCGGCAAAACGTTCTCCGATGAAGTTGTGCTCGAAGGCATAGAAGTAAAAGGCGCAAAGAACGGGGACGAGCACAAACCGCCTCCGGAAAAAGAAGGGTACCTCATCGCCTTTTCAAAAGAACAACAATGGAGAATTGACTTTAAAACGGAATACCCGTCGAGGCAGACCCTTTCATCATCCTTTGTGTCGGCAGGTGAATTTATTCCCCTATCACGCAATGAGGTTACTGTCTCGGCCCCTCTCACGGGCATTCTCTCCGTCTCAAAACGGCTTCCTTTCCTCGGCCAGAAGATCGGCAGAGACGAGGTGATCGCACAGATCGAGCCGGCAGTCTCCCAGCAAGGCGGGATCGGCCAACTGAGCGCCGCCTATTCCGAGTCAAGAAACCGGGTGGTCCTTGCACGGAAGGAATGGGAACGCGCGAAACGCCTCTATGAGGCGAAGGCAGTGCCAAAGAGGAGGCTCGAGGAGGCCGAGCTTGCCCTTGACAGCGCCACGGCAGCGCTCAGGCCCTTAGAGTTGGCCGTGGAGAGCATGAAGAAAGGTGCGTCCGGGAACAGAATCGTGGTCAGGTCGCCGCTCAACGGAACGGTTGCCGAATTGCTCGTCTCCAACGGAAAAGCTGTCGAGGCCGGTCAGCCCCTCTTAAGGATCATCGACACGTCGACGCTCTGGCTAAGGGCGAACATACCCGCGACCGAGATAGGAAAGGTAAAGAGCTTCAGCCAGGCGACCTTTTCCGTAGCCGGAATAGGATCGGGATTCAATCCCACGAGGCTTGTGGCGATCAGCGACGTGGTCGATGCCAAAAGCAGGACCGTGCCGGTTATTTTTGAAGTGAGCAACCCACGGGCCCTATTTAAGGCCGGGATGTTCGCGGACGTCTCAGTCAGGACAGGGCAAGTGGAAAACGGGGTGACCCTTCCCGAGGCGGCCCTGTTCGAGGATGAAGGCCGGTTTTTTGTGTTCGTGCAGAGAGACGGGGAATCATTCGAACGAAGGGAAGTGAGCGTGGGAATTCGCGGCAACGGTTATGCCCATATCACCAAGGGGATAGAGCAAGGCGAACGGATCGTGACAAAGGGCGGGTATTACGTGAAACTCGCGTCTTTGTCGTCAAAGCCGCAAGGCCACGGGCATGAGCACTAA
- a CDS encoding efflux RND transporter permease subunit, with translation MLDKLTKVCLENRLILIAASILFIFVGVYVAIHMKVDVFPDLTAPTVTIITDVHGMAPEEIEAAITFPVETALNGATGVRRVRSQSGVGLSTVYVEFDWGTDIYRARQVVNEKLQLVSSSLPAGLVPVLAPISSIMGEIMYVGLQSDRHSLMETKEVADFVVRRRLLSIPGVSQVVNIGGETKQYQVNIDSHKLTAYGISVDQVLGAVKGSNENFSAGVMKSGGQDYLIRGIGRMRSVADLETSAVGLGGGIPILVKDVATVKAGPAFRIGDASVDGKPAVILAIQKHPDTNTVELTKRLELAFSEIRKTLPPGMVIDTDVFRQADFIQRAIENVQRVLLEGGILVLIIIMLFLGNMRATVISITAMPLSLIFGILVLRYFNVTINTMTLGGMAIAIGVIVDDAIIYVENVYRRLTENQAMPENDRQSSLEVILHASREIRGPIVSATLIIIVVFAPLFFLSGMEGRLLRPLGMSYMISIGASLAVALTVTPAMCAYLLPKGGFAGKRGDSVLVRWLKKLYRPVLRFSLEKPVFIIVAALCGFCLSLIPLLFMGRSFLPPFNEGSLTVMVAAAPGTSLEKSSEIGALAEQMLRDHKSVTKTSRKTGRGELDEHGKSANASEIDAKLDVGKRSLQGVLSDLRSSMASIPGAIITFGQPISHRIDHMLSGTTANIAVKIFGRELFRLRAIAEDVRSEMSRVRGIADLAIEQQADIPQVRIVPKRSELLKYALSVSQVAEAAEVAMFGKVVSRTLEGDRGFDILVRFEDSTKKDIESMRSVLIDTPGGAKIPLSAVADIFSAKGPNSISREKVQRKMVVQANVAGRDLRSVYEDVSSRIEKNLKLPPGYYIEYGGQFKSEAEASRMIGLLSIMSLLAIFLILYMEFRSLRLTVLVMVNLPLALIGGIIVVFLTDRVVSIASIVGFITLFGIATRNGILLVSHYRHLMTEEGRNLRDAVFQGSMERLRPVIMTALAAGLALVPFAVAADKPGNEILSPLAIVILGGLLSSTLLNMVVLPSLYLKFGDGKGVETIRGNEG, from the coding sequence ATGCTGGATAAGCTCACGAAGGTTTGTCTTGAGAACAGGCTGATTCTGATAGCGGCGTCCATCCTCTTTATCTTCGTGGGTGTCTATGTTGCCATCCACATGAAAGTTGATGTCTTCCCCGACCTGACCGCTCCCACCGTCACCATTATCACGGATGTCCACGGCATGGCCCCTGAGGAGATCGAGGCGGCGATCACCTTTCCCGTAGAAACTGCCCTTAACGGGGCCACAGGGGTAAGACGGGTCAGGTCCCAATCCGGCGTGGGCTTGTCCACGGTCTACGTCGAATTCGACTGGGGGACCGATATATATCGCGCGCGCCAGGTGGTGAATGAAAAGCTGCAACTCGTCTCATCATCTCTTCCCGCCGGTCTCGTGCCGGTCCTCGCCCCCATATCTTCCATCATGGGTGAGATCATGTATGTCGGTCTTCAGAGTGACCGCCATTCCCTTATGGAGACGAAGGAGGTCGCGGACTTCGTGGTGAGGAGGCGGCTCCTTTCGATTCCCGGGGTTTCCCAGGTCGTGAACATCGGGGGCGAGACGAAACAGTACCAGGTAAACATCGACTCCCATAAACTCACCGCGTACGGGATATCTGTGGATCAGGTACTTGGGGCAGTGAAAGGATCCAATGAGAACTTCTCGGCGGGTGTGATGAAATCCGGCGGACAGGATTATCTGATACGGGGCATCGGGAGAATGAGATCGGTCGCCGATCTGGAAACGTCCGCCGTCGGGCTCGGGGGAGGTATCCCCATACTCGTCAAGGATGTGGCGACAGTCAAAGCCGGTCCGGCATTCAGGATCGGCGACGCTTCTGTCGACGGGAAACCCGCGGTGATTCTCGCGATTCAGAAGCATCCCGACACTAATACGGTCGAGCTTACGAAAAGGCTCGAGTTGGCTTTCTCCGAGATCAGGAAGACGCTGCCTCCGGGCATGGTAATCGATACTGATGTCTTCAGGCAGGCAGACTTCATACAGAGGGCAATAGAGAACGTGCAGCGCGTGCTTTTGGAAGGCGGTATACTGGTTTTAATCATTATCATGCTCTTTCTCGGTAATATGAGAGCAACGGTCATCTCCATAACCGCCATGCCCCTTTCCCTCATATTCGGAATTCTGGTGCTCAGATATTTCAACGTCACGATCAATACGATGACTTTGGGCGGTATGGCGATCGCGATAGGGGTGATAGTGGACGACGCCATTATCTATGTGGAAAACGTATACCGGAGGCTCACGGAAAACCAGGCCATGCCCGAAAATGATCGACAATCGTCCCTTGAGGTTATTTTGCACGCCTCAAGAGAGATCCGGGGGCCTATAGTCAGTGCGACGCTCATCATAATCGTCGTTTTTGCGCCCCTCTTCTTTTTGAGCGGCATGGAAGGGCGGCTCTTGAGACCCCTCGGAATGTCGTATATGATTTCGATTGGCGCTTCCCTCGCGGTGGCGCTGACCGTAACCCCCGCCATGTGCGCCTACCTCCTCCCGAAGGGAGGCTTTGCGGGCAAAAGGGGCGACAGCGTTCTCGTGCGCTGGCTCAAGAAGCTGTATAGACCGGTGCTCCGGTTTTCTCTGGAAAAACCGGTCTTCATCATCGTGGCGGCCCTATGCGGGTTTTGCCTGTCCCTTATCCCCCTGCTCTTCATGGGCAGGTCCTTTCTCCCCCCCTTCAACGAGGGCTCGCTCACGGTTATGGTTGCGGCAGCGCCCGGAACGTCCCTCGAAAAATCATCCGAAATAGGGGCCCTCGCGGAACAGATGCTTCGCGACCATAAGAGCGTCACAAAAACCTCGAGAAAGACCGGTCGGGGTGAGCTCGATGAACACGGAAAGTCTGCGAACGCTTCGGAGATAGATGCAAAACTGGATGTGGGGAAAAGAAGCCTTCAGGGCGTGCTGTCCGACCTCCGGTCCTCCATGGCGTCAATACCGGGCGCGATCATCACCTTCGGCCAACCCATCAGCCACAGGATTGACCACATGCTTTCCGGCACGACTGCGAACATCGCGGTTAAGATATTCGGCCGCGAATTGTTCAGGTTGCGGGCCATAGCAGAGGACGTGAGGTCCGAGATGAGCCGGGTGCGGGGAATCGCGGATCTGGCTATCGAGCAGCAGGCCGACATCCCGCAAGTCCGGATTGTCCCCAAAAGATCCGAGCTTCTGAAGTACGCCCTGTCCGTGTCGCAGGTGGCGGAGGCGGCGGAAGTCGCCATGTTCGGAAAGGTGGTTTCCAGGACCCTCGAGGGGGACAGGGGGTTCGATATCCTCGTGAGGTTTGAAGACAGCACGAAGAAGGATATCGAGAGCATGCGGTCAGTCCTGATCGACACTCCCGGAGGCGCAAAAATTCCCCTTTCCGCGGTGGCGGACATTTTCTCCGCAAAGGGCCCTAACAGCATAAGCAGAGAGAAGGTGCAGAGAAAAATGGTGGTCCAGGCGAACGTTGCGGGCAGAGATTTGAGAAGTGTGTATGAAGATGTCAGCTCGCGGATCGAAAAGAACCTCAAACTTCCGCCGGGCTACTACATCGAATACGGCGGCCAGTTCAAGAGCGAGGCTGAGGCGTCGAGGATGATCGGGCTTTTGAGCATTATGTCCCTTCTCGCCATATTTCTGATCCTTTACATGGAGTTCCGATCTTTGAGGCTCACCGTGCTGGTGATGGTTAATCTGCCCCTGGCATTGATTGGAGGCATCATCGTCGTTTTCCTGACCGACAGGGTGGTGTCCATCGCCTCCATCGTAGGATTTATCACGCTTTTCGGCATTGCCACGAGAAACGGCATCCTCCTCGTATCTCATTACCGGCATCTTATGACGGAGGAGGGAAGGAATTTGAGAGACGCCGTATTCCAGGGATCGATGGAACGGCTGCGCCCTGTCATCATGACGGCCCTGGCCGCGGGTCTTGCCCTCGTCCCCTTTGCCGTAGCCGCGGATAAACCGGGTAACGAGATCTTGTCGCCCCTGGCGATCGTGATATTGGGTGGGCTTCTCAGCTCGACCCTTCTCAATATGGTCGTGCTGCCGTCGCTCTATTTAAAATTCGGGGATGGGAAAGGCGTGGAAACGATTAGAGGGAACGAAGGTTGA